The Corylus avellana chromosome ca8, CavTom2PMs-1.0 genome has a segment encoding these proteins:
- the LOC132190935 gene encoding uncharacterized protein LOC132190935, producing the protein MVGLSVLIRYAREQVAAFNNATQRSITTDMAFPLNPTVTWVPPPVGYVKINWDASIINSQHQMGVGVIVRDHTGKAMAMLCATKRSITNAPTVEAIGAWLAVDYAQRMGYQNVVFEGDALEIVRALNKEEDCWTTYGQIVNTAKEEIVKHMGWVV; encoded by the coding sequence ATGGTGGGACTGTCGGTACTGATTCGATATGCAAGGGAGCAGGTGGCGGCTTTCAATAATGCAACACAGAGGAGCATTACCACGGACATGGCTTTTCCTCTTAACCCCACTGTCACTTGGGTGCCTCCTCCAGTGGGATATGTCAAGATCAATTGGGACGCCTCGATTATCAACAGTCAACACCAGATGGGGGTCGGAGTTATCGTGCGTGATCACACAGGGAAGGCTATGGCGATGTTGTGTGCTACCAAGAGATCTATTACCAACGCTCCCACGGTTGAGGCAATCGGTGCATGGCTTGCGGTGGATTATGCTCAACGTATGGGTTACCAAAATGTAGTCTTTGAAGGGGATGCGCTGGAGATAGTCAGAGCACtcaacaaagaagaagattgttggACGACCTATGGGCAAATTGTGAACACTGCTAAAGAAGAAATTGTAAAGCACATGGGCTGGGTGGTTTAA